Proteins encoded together in one Prochlorococcus marinus str. MIT 9211 window:
- a CDS encoding sulfite exporter TauE/SafE family protein, which yields MHTEPLILQTILFLIATCANLLSAFSGGGAGLVQLPALILLGLPFAKALATHKVASVALGIGASIRYYNHRNLRPSIIAIILGFGLPGVLIGAGVILSIPDKSATILLGLLTLWLGIYSSKSPRLGKGNQKPSFSQSEKIIGGIVIFIIGVLNGSLTSGTGLFLTMWLVAWFGLTYTNAIAYTLVLVGVVWNGTGALVLGINADIQWNWIASLFLGSLLGGYLGAHLSILKGDHLVKKAFEVISILFGLSLFLKGLYI from the coding sequence ATGCATACTGAACCATTAATCCTACAAACTATTTTATTTTTGATAGCAACCTGTGCGAACTTGCTTTCTGCTTTTTCGGGCGGAGGGGCTGGATTAGTACAATTGCCAGCATTAATATTATTAGGCTTACCTTTTGCAAAAGCATTGGCCACTCACAAAGTAGCTAGTGTTGCACTTGGAATTGGAGCGAGTATTCGATATTACAATCATAGAAATCTCAGGCCATCAATTATTGCGATAATTCTTGGATTTGGGTTACCAGGTGTTTTAATTGGTGCTGGAGTAATCTTATCTATTCCAGATAAAAGTGCGACTATTTTATTAGGCCTATTAACTCTTTGGCTAGGTATATATTCATCTAAAAGTCCACGTCTAGGGAAAGGTAATCAAAAGCCTAGCTTTAGTCAGTCCGAAAAAATAATTGGTGGAATTGTTATATTTATAATAGGTGTTTTAAATGGTTCTCTAACTTCAGGGACTGGTTTATTTTTAACCATGTGGCTTGTTGCATGGTTTGGTCTTACTTATACAAATGCAATCGCATATACACTTGTCCTTGTTGGAGTGGTTTGGAATGGTACAGGCGCGTTGGTGCTAGGTATAAATGCAGATATTCAATGGAATTGGATTGCCAGCTTATTCTTAGGTTCACTTTTAGGTGGATATCTTGGGGCTCACTTATCAATACTCAAGGGTGACCATCTAGTCAAAAAAGCCTTTGAAGTCATTTCAATTTTGTTTGGGCTATCTCTATTTTTAAAAGGCTTGTATATATAG
- a CDS encoding glycosyl transferase: MDFQQGLITTIHGYGVAEDSLSDLRKGLSKRPTSLLIPCLFEEFKRPALSLIRSVLENLEGLNELVIALSAKSAHEVLEAKAFFADMPFPVHVQWTNSPSVIELLGNQESNGLDLLGTPGKGWAVWQGIGIATRHSEVVALFDADIRTFNPAYPVRMLQPLLDPSHGISYVKAFYSRLSLETNALQGRATRLFVGPLLASLEQLVGHGPFLKYLQAFRYPLAGEFAFTRDLGMNLRIPCDWGLEIGLLSEVYRNVRISRIAQVDLGVFDHKHKTIGSKPNEGLQKMCTEILSSVLRGLMEHQAESLTSSQLSNLEVLFRRVGQDRVKQFALDSAVNHLPYDRHEEELSIQKFAKIIRPAILNFLDSPVSPQLPCWARVLACESKLQDDLAEAGNKDISNQNG, from the coding sequence ATGGACTTTCAACAGGGTTTGATCACAACAATTCATGGATATGGGGTTGCTGAGGATTCTCTAAGTGACTTGAGAAAAGGTCTCTCAAAGAGGCCAACATCACTTTTAATTCCTTGTCTATTTGAAGAATTTAAAAGGCCTGCATTGAGCCTGATAAGAAGTGTTCTAGAAAATTTAGAAGGATTGAATGAACTTGTCATTGCATTATCTGCCAAGTCAGCACATGAAGTCTTGGAAGCAAAAGCATTCTTTGCTGACATGCCCTTTCCTGTACATGTTCAATGGACAAATAGTCCTTCGGTGATTGAACTACTAGGGAATCAAGAAAGTAATGGTCTAGATCTTTTAGGTACCCCTGGGAAAGGATGGGCAGTTTGGCAAGGTATTGGTATTGCAACTAGACATTCAGAGGTGGTAGCGCTTTTTGATGCAGATATTCGCACATTTAACCCCGCCTACCCCGTGCGAATGCTGCAACCATTACTCGATCCTTCGCATGGAATATCCTACGTAAAGGCTTTTTATAGCAGACTTTCTCTAGAAACAAATGCACTACAAGGAAGGGCAACGCGACTTTTTGTAGGTCCTTTATTAGCATCACTAGAACAATTGGTAGGGCATGGACCATTTCTTAAGTATTTACAAGCGTTTAGATATCCTTTAGCAGGGGAATTTGCTTTTACTAGGGATTTAGGAATGAACCTTAGAATCCCTTGTGACTGGGGACTAGAAATAGGATTACTTTCTGAGGTATATAGAAACGTAAGAATTTCTAGAATTGCTCAGGTTGATTTAGGAGTTTTTGATCATAAACATAAAACTATTGGATCTAAGCCAAATGAAGGCCTTCAAAAAATGTGTACTGAAATTCTTTCTAGTGTATTAAGGGGATTAATGGAACACCAAGCAGAATCACTCACAAGCTCTCAACTCTCAAACCTGGAAGTTCTCTTTAGACGGGTTGGGCAAGATAGGGTTAAACAATTCGCACTTGATTCAGCTGTAAATCATTTGCCTTATGACAGGCATGAAGAGGAACTTTCCATACAAAAATTTGCAAAGATAATAAGGCCGGCAATATTGAATTTTCTTGATTCGCCAGTATCGCCGCAACTACCTTGCTGGGCAAGAGTTCTCGCATGCGAAAGCAAGCTTCAAGATGATTTAGCAGAAGCAGGCAATAAAGACATTTCTAATCAAAATGGATAA
- the yedP gene encoding mannosyl-3-phosphoglycerate phosphatase-related protein YedP, with protein sequence MSTKKKWWVVTDIDGTLMDHNYDLSPALPTIQCLQNMGIPVIPCTSKTATEVRSLRDQIGLNDPYIVENGGAIYGTDSSSKEEWQIVLGKRFEDLRPILDQISQEIGYQLKALNDLSVEEIESLTGLTGVSISRALEREWSVPFLNPPSSDRERLLEIASNLDTTIYKGNRMSHLLGKGSHKGKAVIELKKFLGLPDVNIIGLGDSHNDLPLLEVADHSIVIPGHDGPNQFLIDGIQKGHFILAPAPHAEGWAGAIRNLISNFD encoded by the coding sequence ATGAGTACAAAAAAAAAATGGTGGGTGGTTACTGATATAGATGGGACATTAATGGACCATAATTATGACTTGAGCCCGGCATTGCCAACAATTCAGTGTCTTCAAAATATGGGTATACCTGTTATACCTTGTACGAGTAAAACTGCTACTGAAGTTAGATCTCTTAGGGATCAAATAGGGCTTAATGATCCATATATTGTTGAGAATGGAGGCGCAATATATGGAACAGATAGCTCTTCTAAAGAAGAATGGCAAATTGTTCTGGGGAAGAGATTTGAAGATTTACGCCCCATTTTAGATCAAATATCACAAGAGATTGGCTATCAACTCAAGGCACTTAATGATTTATCAGTGGAAGAAATAGAGTCGCTTACTGGGCTAACAGGAGTGTCAATCTCTCGTGCTTTAGAAAGAGAGTGGAGCGTTCCATTCTTAAACCCCCCATCTTCTGATAGAGAAAGATTACTAGAAATTGCAAGTAATTTAGATACAACAATCTATAAGGGCAATCGAATGAGTCATCTACTAGGTAAAGGCAGTCATAAAGGGAAAGCAGTTATCGAATTGAAAAAGTTTTTAGGTCTACCTGATGTAAATATAATAGGTTTGGGAGATTCGCATAATGACCTTCCTTTGCTTGAAGTAGCAGATCATTCGATTGTTATTCCAGGTCATGATGGGCCAAATCAATTTTTGATAGACGGTATTCAGAAAGGTCATTTTATTTTAGCTCCAGCCCCTCATGCAGAAGGATGGGCTGGAGCGATTAGAAATCTAATCTCTAATTTTGATTAA
- a CDS encoding uridine kinase codes for MSNHCCWSEVGIKGIKFPQQSFERLLEDLDWNFLDWFNYWIANDGETLANTSWPKGVKQDWIWGLALPLLSEIKRISKDQSKSSILGISALPGCGKSSLGSWLETSSNLLNLPINVISLDDFYLPGEELAKAMDGNPWNVPRALPGSHEIKLLEDTIINWKETGDLLAPQFDKALRAGLGDRSGWIKSKPQVLILEGWFLGCKPIYKSQIPVDCLEPSLTSREVYYREKIQDELIKYETIWKHLQRTWHIKALDFSSTCKWKIDQETKMFELRGSSLKGDLLNSFVRMIQASIPQYSLNNLDSDVVIKINESREVLWAGRTVDQEPSD; via the coding sequence ATGAGCAATCATTGTTGTTGGTCAGAAGTTGGAATAAAAGGGATTAAATTTCCTCAGCAAAGTTTTGAAAGACTTCTAGAAGATTTAGATTGGAACTTTCTAGATTGGTTTAACTACTGGATAGCTAATGATGGTGAGACTCTTGCTAATACCTCTTGGCCTAAAGGGGTAAAGCAAGATTGGATTTGGGGTTTGGCTTTACCACTCCTTTCTGAAATTAAGAGAATCTCTAAAGATCAATCTAAATCTAGTATTTTAGGTATATCTGCATTGCCCGGTTGTGGTAAATCTAGTCTTGGCAGCTGGTTAGAAACCTCTTCTAATTTATTAAATCTTCCTATAAATGTGATTTCTCTAGATGACTTTTATTTACCAGGAGAGGAACTTGCAAAGGCAATGGATGGCAATCCATGGAATGTTCCTAGAGCTCTTCCTGGAAGCCATGAAATTAAACTCTTAGAAGATACTATTATAAATTGGAAAGAAACAGGCGATTTGCTGGCACCTCAGTTTGATAAAGCCTTAAGAGCTGGATTGGGAGATAGGTCAGGATGGATAAAATCCAAGCCTCAAGTCTTAATTTTAGAAGGTTGGTTTTTGGGGTGTAAACCTATATACAAAAGTCAAATCCCAGTTGATTGCTTAGAACCTTCATTAACAAGTAGAGAAGTTTACTATAGAGAGAAAATTCAAGATGAGCTTATAAAATATGAGACTATTTGGAAACATTTACAACGTACCTGGCATATAAAAGCTTTGGACTTCTCTTCTACTTGTAAGTGGAAAATTGATCAGGAAACTAAAATGTTTGAGCTTCGAGGGAGTTCATTAAAAGGCGATCTATTGAACTCATTCGTTAGGATGATACAAGCATCAATCCCTCAATATAGTTTAAATAATCTTGATAGTGATGTGGTAATTAAGATCAATGAGTCGCGAGAGGTTCTTTGGGCAGGAAGGACTGTAGACCAGGAGCCATCTGATTAA
- a CDS encoding DUF3303 domain-containing protein, whose protein sequence is MPIFNLEPLEKKLVLKTQMQFYVVTCVVPSETQDEGYTAFIKYMEDGAEMDKFDGFELVARLHMPESGELCIICKASDTKALFKHFMFWRSAFGCEFLYRPALTCAEMVEMQKQHNANLEEKGF, encoded by the coding sequence TTGCCAATATTTAACCTGGAACCATTAGAAAAGAAATTAGTTTTAAAAACTCAGATGCAGTTCTATGTAGTGACTTGTGTAGTACCTTCAGAAACACAGGACGAAGGCTATACAGCTTTTATAAAATATATGGAAGATGGAGCAGAGATGGATAAGTTTGATGGCTTTGAACTAGTGGCTAGGCTTCACATGCCCGAATCAGGTGAATTATGTATTATCTGTAAAGCTTCTGATACGAAAGCCCTCTTTAAACATTTTATGTTTTGGAGATCAGCCTTTGGTTGCGAGTTTCTCTACAGACCAGCATTAACATGTGCTGAAATGGTAGAAATGCAAAAACAACACAATGCTAATTTAGAGGAAAAAGGTTTTTAA
- a CDS encoding alpha-amylase family glycosyl hydrolase, with protein MEQQLVRLSELLNEVYREHSAEEIDYMWSQLLQILNQHSDKRDNYAELSELWNSSSAVLITYADGVYKSGEPTLKTLKDLIDLHLNDFASVIHVLPFLCSTSDGGFAVSDFEKLETRFGEWDHLKALSKNHILMADLVLNHVSSSHPWVQQFIQSKEPGSKYILSPSSSENWEDVTRPRNTSLFTNLSTTKGKKDVWTTFGPDQIDINWKEPYVLIEFLRLIIRYIDSGIKWIRLDAVGFIWKEPGTTCLHRNEVHKIVKALRIQINELINSSVLITETNVPEKENVSYLSSGDEAHLAYNFPLPPLLLESLITNKADLLNNWLSSWPELPKNTGFLNFTASHDGVGLRALEGLMDQKRIRELLIACEKRGGLISHRRMSNGEDQPYELNISWWSAMADKGRDTSLFQFERFLLSQLFVMALKGVPAFYLQALMASENDLTTFAKSGQRRDLNREKFEANTLRIKLEDEKSHPSRNLTSLKKAMQVRRKLNAFHPNQPMKCLSKSRSDLVIISRGEGNETIWALHNMTNSKLCFSLSEGLNVNGESTVSWDDCLNDYKRHQNRIDLHPYSVHWLMKSN; from the coding sequence ATGGAACAGCAACTAGTGAGATTGAGTGAATTACTCAATGAAGTTTACAGAGAACACTCTGCAGAAGAAATTGATTATATGTGGTCACAATTGCTGCAGATTTTGAATCAGCATAGTGATAAACGAGATAATTATGCTGAACTCTCCGAACTTTGGAACTCTTCTAGCGCCGTTTTGATTACTTATGCTGATGGTGTATACAAGTCAGGAGAGCCAACTTTAAAGACCCTTAAAGATTTAATCGATTTGCATTTAAATGACTTTGCATCGGTTATACATGTCTTGCCTTTTTTGTGTTCCACAAGTGATGGTGGGTTTGCTGTATCAGATTTTGAGAAATTAGAAACACGTTTTGGCGAATGGGATCATTTAAAAGCTCTCTCGAAGAATCACATATTGATGGCAGACTTGGTTCTAAATCATGTTTCATCTTCTCATCCATGGGTCCAACAATTTATTCAATCTAAGGAGCCTGGGAGTAAATATATTCTTTCCCCTTCATCATCTGAAAACTGGGAAGATGTTACTAGGCCAAGGAATACTTCTCTTTTTACTAACCTTTCTACTACTAAAGGTAAGAAAGATGTTTGGACAACATTTGGTCCAGATCAAATTGATATTAATTGGAAAGAGCCATATGTTTTGATAGAATTTTTAAGATTAATTATTAGATATATAGATTCTGGAATAAAATGGATTCGACTTGATGCCGTCGGCTTTATATGGAAAGAGCCAGGTACAACATGTTTGCACAGAAATGAAGTTCATAAGATAGTTAAGGCATTAAGAATTCAGATTAATGAACTTATAAACTCTAGTGTTTTAATTACTGAAACTAATGTTCCAGAAAAAGAGAATGTTTCATACCTTAGTTCAGGCGATGAAGCGCATCTTGCATATAACTTTCCTCTCCCTCCCCTTTTACTGGAAAGTTTAATTACCAATAAAGCAGATTTACTTAACAATTGGTTATCCTCATGGCCTGAGTTGCCTAAAAACACAGGGTTTTTAAACTTTACGGCTTCCCATGACGGTGTTGGGCTAAGAGCCTTGGAGGGTTTAATGGATCAGAAAAGAATTCGTGAATTATTAATAGCTTGTGAGAAAAGAGGAGGTTTAATCAGCCATAGAAGAATGTCTAATGGTGAGGATCAACCTTATGAATTAAATATTAGTTGGTGGAGTGCAATGGCAGATAAAGGAAGAGATACTTCCTTATTTCAGTTTGAGCGCTTTTTATTGAGTCAACTTTTTGTAATGGCTTTAAAAGGTGTTCCAGCTTTTTATTTGCAGGCGTTAATGGCATCGGAAAATGATTTAACAACCTTTGCCAAATCTGGCCAAAGGAGAGATTTGAATCGTGAAAAGTTTGAAGCAAATACTTTACGCATCAAACTGGAGGACGAAAAGTCACATCCAAGTAGAAATTTAACTTCTCTTAAGAAAGCAATGCAGGTAAGAAGAAAATTAAATGCTTTTCATCCCAACCAACCAATGAAATGCCTTAGTAAGAGTCGCAGTGATCTTGTGATAATTTCTCGTGGTGAAGGTAATGAAACTATTTGGGCATTACATAATATGACCAATTCAAAACTATGCTTTTCTCTTTCAGAAGGTTTAAATGTTAATGGAGAATCTACTGTCTCTTGGGATGATTGCTTAAATGATTATAAGCGACATCAAAATAGAATAGACTTGCATCCCTACTCTGTTCATTGGTTAATGAAATCAAACTAA
- the petP gene encoding cytochrome b6-f complex subunit PetP yields the protein MAAIDRTNEIYEIGAMVSIDTTQIADRGTENLRRELGDNPSGTVIDYKITDGTDIGFFIRFNDNSTRWFFKNEIYSTAEGRPRLNIDSKLSKQLPIDKNYMNPEGMDKISYVMNPINFLKWFITSSKDIF from the coding sequence TTGGCAGCAATAGATCGAACCAATGAAATCTATGAAATTGGAGCTATGGTGTCCATTGACACCACTCAAATAGCAGATCGAGGCACTGAGAACCTAAGAAGAGAGTTAGGTGACAACCCATCAGGAACAGTTATTGACTACAAGATTACTGATGGAACAGATATTGGTTTCTTTATTAGGTTTAATGATAATTCAACTCGATGGTTTTTCAAAAATGAAATTTACTCCACTGCAGAAGGACGTCCTAGGTTAAACATAGACTCAAAGCTATCAAAGCAATTACCAATTGATAAAAATTACATGAATCCGGAGGGCATGGATAAAATCTCATATGTTATGAATCCTATAAATTTTCTAAAGTGGTTTATAACTTCCTCTAAAGATATATTCTAA
- a CDS encoding GIY-YIG nuclease family protein, with product MESYIYLIRNKDLYTIGISNNLDNAQSQLKPGKLVAFMKSNDTKTICKKLYARYSQERIPKSEYFRLNASQVTDCKQMMKEAGGRDFFLPIFRGGTLVLTFLLAWLVFAGIIIKFGVDPIFDRFT from the coding sequence ATGGAATCCTATATTTATTTAATAAGGAACAAAGATCTTTATACTATTGGCATCTCGAATAACCTTGACAATGCTCAGAGTCAATTGAAGCCAGGTAAGTTAGTTGCTTTTATGAAAAGCAATGATACTAAGACTATTTGCAAAAAACTTTATGCAAGATATTCACAAGAAAGAATACCTAAGTCAGAATACTTTCGATTAAATGCATCTCAAGTGACGGATTGCAAGCAAATGATGAAGGAGGCTGGAGGTCGGGATTTCTTTCTTCCAATTTTCAGAGGAGGGACTTTAGTGCTTACTTTTCTTTTGGCTTGGCTTGTATTCGCAGGAATAATAATTAAGTTTGGGGTCGATCCTATCTTTGATAGGTTTACATGA
- a CDS encoding DUF1830 domain-containing protein, protein MIDFSYQNKNTKMVVFRCIGPNNFFLERVVFPLETLSIKAPTESRVEIWGNDFYGPIIEERIRINSSNEDIRLVA, encoded by the coding sequence ATGATTGATTTTTCTTATCAAAATAAAAACACAAAGATGGTAGTTTTTCGTTGTATAGGCCCTAATAATTTTTTTCTTGAAAGAGTTGTATTCCCTTTGGAGACACTCTCTATTAAGGCCCCTACTGAATCTAGGGTGGAAATTTGGGGTAATGATTTTTACGGTCCTATTATTGAAGAGAGAATAAGGATTAATAGTTCTAATGAAGACATCAGATTGGTGGCATAA
- a CDS encoding undecaprenyl-diphosphate phosphatase produces MSISSLGIPHSSSWFLEECFKYFVLGIIQGITEFFPISSTAHLKVIPEFLGWGDPGVSLTAAIQFGSILAVVCYFWKDIRVVLKGISEAFRSGYWSHRNAMLGTSLIIGTLPILLVGGYIKLFWPGYQFSQLRTLTSIALVSILMSFMLYLAERFSTRKRTITHINGFDGLIVGAAQTLAFLPGASRSGVTISASLFRGMDGISSARFSFLLGIPAIIFSGLIGIKDAINTQDSASLLPLTIGIFSAAITSWLSIDFLLKFLQKKSIMIFVYYRFFFGIFLLTWIYTNNSA; encoded by the coding sequence ATGAGCATATCTTCCCTTGGGATTCCACATTCATCATCTTGGTTTTTGGAGGAATGTTTTAAGTACTTTGTATTAGGCATTATTCAAGGAATTACAGAGTTCTTTCCAATAAGTAGTACTGCTCACTTAAAGGTTATACCTGAATTCTTGGGATGGGGTGACCCTGGAGTTTCTTTGACTGCGGCTATTCAATTTGGAAGCATTCTCGCAGTGGTTTGTTATTTTTGGAAAGATATTAGGGTAGTTCTTAAGGGGATCTCAGAAGCATTTCGCAGTGGTTATTGGTCTCATCGAAATGCAATGCTTGGTACTTCATTAATCATTGGCACTCTCCCTATCTTATTGGTAGGAGGCTATATAAAACTTTTTTGGCCTGGTTACCAATTCTCTCAACTACGAACTCTGACATCAATAGCACTGGTTTCTATCTTAATGTCTTTTATGCTTTATTTAGCAGAAAGATTCAGTACTAGAAAAAGGACAATAACCCATATAAATGGCTTTGACGGTTTAATTGTTGGAGCAGCCCAAACCTTGGCATTTCTTCCAGGTGCATCTAGATCCGGAGTCACAATCTCAGCAAGTTTGTTTCGAGGTATGGATGGCATTTCCTCTGCCCGATTCTCTTTTCTGCTTGGCATCCCAGCGATAATTTTTTCAGGTTTGATAGGGATTAAAGATGCTATCAACACTCAAGACTCAGCGAGCCTTCTACCTTTGACAATAGGTATTTTCTCTGCGGCCATTACTTCTTGGCTAAGTATTGACTTTCTTTTAAAATTTCTTCAGAAAAAAAGCATAATGATTTTTGTTTATTATCGCTTCTTTTTTGGGATATTCTTGTTAACTTGGATCTATACAAACAACTCTGCATGA
- a CDS encoding DUF4912 domain-containing protein, producing the protein MEMQLFAFFKKNLKNKVSFFFQKAFSVKTSLSARYLSNGLVQCSWTLNKVDKAKLFKKGVFSLAIRIFDITAGTSKENSTCIMKEIEVNRKLSKCFIQPPISNGTMLIEIGYRALRSNWEKFSNYELKLGEREIIILSPDEPWFDLPFKESQENLHEKMYRISSRKNLGGSEKLHSLEELNLK; encoded by the coding sequence ATGGAAATGCAGTTATTTGCCTTTTTCAAAAAAAATCTTAAGAATAAGGTAAGTTTTTTCTTTCAAAAGGCCTTCAGCGTTAAAACAAGTCTCTCTGCTAGGTATCTAAGCAATGGCCTTGTCCAATGTTCTTGGACATTAAATAAAGTAGATAAAGCTAAATTGTTTAAAAAAGGAGTTTTTTCCTTGGCAATAAGAATATTTGATATAACTGCTGGCACCTCTAAAGAGAACTCCACTTGCATCATGAAGGAAATAGAGGTTAATAGAAAACTCTCTAAATGCTTTATACAACCACCTATATCTAATGGAACAATGTTAATTGAAATTGGCTATAGAGCATTACGTTCTAATTGGGAAAAATTCTCTAACTATGAATTAAAATTAGGTGAAAGAGAAATAATCATCCTATCCCCTGATGAGCCTTGGTTTGATTTGCCTTTTAAAGAATCTCAGGAAAATCTACACGAGAAGATGTATAGAATTTCCAGCAGAAAAAATCTTGGTGGCTCAGAAAAACTACATTCACTAGAAGAACTAAATCTAAAGTAA
- the pstS gene encoding phosphate ABC transporter substrate-binding protein PstS, which produces MGFRKKSLLLLPVLLIFAAVKVEGAVRLSAAGATFPAKIYTRWFSDLAKAGGPRVNYQAVGSGSGRKAFIDQTVDFGASDDPMKVDDIAKITRGLIQVPMVGGTIAFGYNYDCDLKLSQEQAVRVAMGIITNWEELGCPTGKLTWIHRSDGSGTTKAFTNSMKAFSKTWTIGTGKAVKWPAGIGGKGNAGIAGVIRNTPGTIGYLNQSYIKGSIKAAALQNLSGQYLKPSIEAGAEALNGIALDSNLAGTNPNPSVKGAYPITTLTWVLAYEKGNDKNTKAIKETLNTLLSDSYQKKATSLGFIPLRGEILIKARAAVKRIGR; this is translated from the coding sequence ATGGGCTTTCGAAAGAAGAGTCTTCTTCTACTCCCTGTACTTTTAATTTTTGCAGCTGTTAAAGTTGAAGGAGCCGTTCGACTTAGCGCAGCAGGGGCGACATTCCCTGCAAAAATTTATACAAGATGGTTCTCTGATTTAGCAAAGGCTGGTGGACCACGCGTTAATTACCAGGCTGTTGGTTCAGGCTCTGGGCGTAAAGCTTTCATAGATCAGACAGTTGACTTTGGTGCATCTGATGACCCAATGAAGGTTGACGATATTGCGAAAATTACCCGTGGGTTGATTCAAGTGCCAATGGTAGGAGGGACTATCGCTTTTGGATATAACTATGACTGTGACCTCAAACTCTCTCAAGAACAAGCAGTCCGTGTTGCCATGGGAATTATCACAAATTGGGAAGAGCTTGGTTGCCCTACTGGCAAGTTGACTTGGATTCATCGCTCGGATGGTTCCGGAACTACTAAAGCATTCACTAACTCCATGAAGGCTTTCTCAAAAACATGGACTATTGGAACAGGTAAAGCTGTTAAATGGCCTGCTGGCATTGGCGGTAAAGGCAATGCTGGTATAGCAGGTGTTATTAGGAATACCCCTGGAACAATCGGCTATTTAAATCAGTCATATATCAAAGGAAGCATCAAAGCAGCTGCTTTGCAGAACCTTTCTGGTCAGTATTTAAAACCATCCATAGAGGCAGGTGCTGAAGCACTTAATGGAATTGCTTTGGATTCTAATCTTGCGGGTACGAATCCAAACCCATCTGTAAAAGGTGCTTATCCAATAACAACTCTTACATGGGTTTTGGCTTATGAAAAAGGTAATGATAAAAACACCAAGGCCATTAAGGAGACGTTAAATACATTGCTGAGTGACTCTTATCAAAAGAAAGCAACTTCTTTAGGTTTTATTCCTTTAAGGGGAGAAATTCTTATTAAAGCCCGTGCTGCTGTTAAACGCATAGGTAGATAA
- a CDS encoding chlorophyll a/b-binding protein: MSQNLVKTAVTIKILMTLQFLRTAEVINGRMAMLGLMFLVLSKLGPEIFSHVKSVVI, translated from the coding sequence ATGAGCCAAAACCTTGTTAAAACAGCAGTAACAATAAAAATCCTAATGACACTACAGTTCTTGAGAACGGCCGAAGTCATTAATGGAAGAATGGCAATGCTTGGCTTGATGTTTTTAGTGCTCTCCAAGTTAGGCCCAGAAATTTTCAGCCACGTTAAATCTGTTGTTATATAA
- the msrA gene encoding peptide-methionine (S)-S-oxide reductase MsrA — MLKNLLNLIFFKKSEMASSDLTHYVLGSSLNEPIGNDEEEIFFGCGCFWGAEKGFWKLPGVKTTAVGYAGGEIANPTYREVCSGRTGHSEVVKVVWKKSLIDLSDLLKLFWECHDPTQKNRQGNDQGSQYRSAIFTTNEKQTKMALSSRNSYQKLLTKEGYGVITTEIREEHLFYYAEEYHQQYLAKPGSRPYCSAMPTNINLSDFDGANYKLSKKIWLNYDWSVSHCILRSNVNPIPKDL; from the coding sequence ATGCTTAAAAACTTATTAAATCTAATATTTTTTAAAAAAAGTGAAATGGCTAGTAGCGATTTGACCCACTACGTTTTAGGAAGTTCCTTAAATGAACCTATAGGTAACGATGAAGAAGAAATATTTTTTGGATGCGGATGCTTCTGGGGGGCAGAGAAAGGTTTCTGGAAATTACCAGGTGTAAAAACTACTGCAGTGGGGTATGCAGGAGGTGAAATTGCAAATCCAACCTATAGAGAAGTTTGCTCAGGAAGGACAGGACATTCAGAGGTAGTCAAAGTAGTTTGGAAGAAAAGCCTAATAGATCTAAGCGATCTTCTGAAACTATTTTGGGAGTGTCATGATCCCACCCAGAAGAATAGACAAGGAAATGACCAAGGGTCTCAATATCGCTCTGCAATCTTTACTACTAACGAAAAGCAAACCAAAATGGCTCTTTCCAGTCGTAATTCATACCAAAAGCTTTTAACAAAAGAAGGTTATGGAGTTATTACTACTGAAATAAGAGAAGAGCACTTGTTCTACTATGCCGAAGAATATCATCAACAATACTTAGCTAAACCAGGCTCAAGGCCTTACTGTTCTGCAATGCCAACAAATATTAATCTGTCAGACTTTGATGGAGCAAACTATAAGCTGAGTAAAAAAATATGGTTAAATTATGATTGGTCTGTTAGTCATTGTATCCTTAGGAGTAATGTTAATCCTATCCCCAAAGATCTGTAG